Genomic DNA from Magnolia sinica isolate HGM2019 chromosome 4, MsV1, whole genome shotgun sequence:
acaagggccacatgtacatcacaatgggcctcatcacatgggctttatatacatcacattgggcctcgtcatatgggccttatatatatcatatggaCATTAAGGGGCAGCCCATGATTTGGTAAAAATGGATGATCACCATGCGTaggaaatacatcaaggtgggcttcacaggTTAGCCTTATGGTccagaaaaaaatgatggacagtgtacttacaatacacacatcaaggtgggccttatgcatcacaaaatgggccccaccagttggatatacaacgcatacattatggtggatcccactgtccagtaggctggacggtgtggaataaaatacataaatcatggtggggtccacgtctcatgtggacggcttagataaaacacgcaCATCATGCGGGGTCCATGGacgtacggtgtggatatacaacacgtgcATCAATATGGGCCGCATCGTCCAGGGATGGATgttgcagatacaacacatatctcaaggtgggccccactcccacacgtgcagcacgtgtagggtgggtcccacgtctagaaaatggacggacggtatgaataaaacacatatattgtggtggagtcccaccgtccaatagctggacggtgaggatgaaacccatagaccaaggtgggtccacacgtgtggcccaccataactttggataaagttgatatttatgttgtctCTCATCCATCCAGGCACGCTGGATGTCCAgcgaatggacggcctggatggaacacgtacagcatggtgggtccacatccaGGGGCTGgacgaacggcctggataaacacttgcatttggtgggtcccacaccatgatttggatcagctgatatttgtattttcctccaTCCGGGCTGGAATGAAAATGGGTAGCAAGTGGGCTCCATCAACTCCAGCCCATCTGGAATTTTGCTCGATGTCCAAAAAGAATCTGGATAGTCTGGATTTTTACCGAagacatctggtgggccacacacatcatcgtcatcaccatagagagagagagagagatgtgatggaggggccccaccactatgggtccctcaatacatgcatcatacatcatacattcattaagatgggtcccatgcttgggtgggccatcaaatcagtaaatcaaggtggggatgtcatcccctCTACAAatgaagggtctagatgacccatcaatagcatggatttaaataaaacatcatgatggggtacaTGGAgattgaccccatcatggatcatgcacgCAATaaggatgggccattggccacatccaaatggtcaagtaggatctccaccattattGGTGGTTCCTACATGCTCCCATGCAATAAAAGACAAAGATTtatgaaagaaaaagggaaatctagtcctaaacatgcacccaccttcgatcttcaacttcttcttccaccactaGGTTCTAATGCTCTAAGGGAAGAGATTTCTATGGTTGAGATGACTTTTTTATGGTTGGATATGGGGAACTAAAGGTCAAAGAGGGCTGGAAATGGAGGGGCTgccatggacgtccaagctttcccttgctaggaaatgaggaagaaagagggagggagagagataaaagaAAGAGATAGCTAGCTCTTTGTGGACATACCAAATCTGACACCATAGATTCTACCATCTACGGTAATGACATATTCTCCTCatgacaaggatgggcctagggacaaggagtgggcttcctcgccCGTTCCGACACGTAGCAAACTGGGCTTCCCAACGGGCCTGATATGCACAAGGCGGGCTCTATGACCTTGGACAAGTCTATAAGGCATGATGGAAAAGACCagcaataatgggggcccaacggtttggggtcagcccaataaggtgagatggatcatactaataatagcaggggcccatcaatttgggttaacccactaagaaaagatgagaatgggcctaaaaacGGGCCCTATGgaggatcacaatgtggacatctaaccaccattgctcctacaatgtggacatttaatcatcattgctcccaaggctagGCCCATTTAGAATCTATCCTATGATGAGGGCCCATAGGCCTTATTCTAACTAGGAGATGGTTGGGCATCATAgacattatcatatacatcatagtggaatcacaaatcacaattgggcctcatcacataggcctcatatgcaccacaatgggcctcacacaagggcctcatatacatcacattgggcctcacattcatcacattgggcctcatacaaaggcctcatatacatcataatgggcctcatcataagggcctcatgtacacattgggcctcacacatgggccacatatacatcacattaggcctcacacaagggccacatgtacatcacattgggcctcatcacatgggctttatatacatcacattgggcctcgtcatatgggccttatatacatcatagtgggccttaagggGCAACCCATGATTTGGTAAAAATGGATGATCAACATGCGTAAGAAATGATTAGTTGTAAGGTAATAATGGATTTGTAAGAACATGGGGAAGAGAGGCCATCATTACCTAGCaagcatggggtgatgacatcacccttaTGATAGCCTAGGGAATGGTGCCAtttgggataggtgggtcccgcaacgtgcggtccacgATCATAATAATACGCGGGCcatatcttatgatctaagctTCGCATTGACGCAAGAGACACGGCGACAATGCGGTCATAATgatataggtctcgggttgagtcgacttgggtttaCAAAATGTGACTTAAGGTCGTGAGCAAATACtaactacaggtcgcgggtcgccagtcgccggaattcgatcggaaaGACCGCAGGATCCTACGGAACggaatggtactaggacacaggcctgatagtatgtgttttatccatgccgtccattcatttttaaagatcattttagggctttgattccaaaaatgaagcatatgtaAAACTCATGTGGATTAGGTcttttttatctctctctctctctctctctctctctctctctctctctctctctctctctctctctctctctctctctctctctttgtggggggtgggggttagcttgttagtacacacccatgcatgtcagtacacacactccatgtggATTAGGTcttacatatcatggtggggtgtgaatctaaaaacctcctagggcccactgtaatgtttatttgacatccaacctgttgattaggtcttacatacctggatgaaagggaaaaagaaacatcagcttgaaccaaaacttttgtggcccacaagaagtttttaatggtgagcatttaatcaacactgtgtggtccacttgagatttggatctacctcattgttgggctaatatcataaaatgatctagaaaaatggacggatggcatggatgaaacacatacatcatgatgggcccatagagaccactagccattggctagtggcagggtcatagctaatccgtttcctcTAAAACATCCCGGATGGGAAAATCCTAcacttcaaaaaaagaaaataataataataatttaatagtTGGAATTCCTAAAAACAACCCCGATTTTTCCATAATTGCAATTACAGTCCACTTCAAAATCCAcattccaaaattttaatttctcaCAAAAAGACTTAGTTAACAAGAAAACAGCTAACGGCCAGCAATCACCGCCATTCATGGCCTCAAATTGGTGGTGATGATGTAGACCAAACAAAACAACGTGTGTGCTCCTCGCGTACCAAAAGAGAGCAGGTGAGAAGTAGGTAAAATCCAAGTCATCATTTGTTTAACTAGGTAAATTCAAGTagtgattttcaaaattttataaataccctaatattttaaaaatatcatttatgactcgtttggataccaccaaataagttactttttctacttacaataatTATAAGTAACATTTTTACTTAAAAGGTACTTAATCATTTTAGCTTAAAaagtagaaaccaaaataagctacttagataaatagcttatcttaagtaacatATGATCCAAACACCCCTTGGGCCCCTACttgataccaccaaataaattatcTTTTAACTTAAGTTATTAAGAGGGCATTTGGTTCATgagttaagataagctacttatgccttaaggaGCTTATCTTTGTTACTACTTATTCGGATTTATCATACATGCgaaataggcccacggatctagcGGTGCACAGGACATGGtgatcaaggggttggatgactTACCTAGCTGTGACGCGATAGGAgctggataagaataccagaataccgatatagctaggatcttcctttccttcacaccctttctgcaaaacagtagatgggactcgaattctaTCGTCTGGATATGGGGATTGGAATTTGAAACCCCTAACAATCCGGATTTAGGGCTTGGaatctaaaatccctaattacctgatttggggattcgaatCCAAAATCTCTGATTGACATCTGGATATGGGGATTTGAATTCGAAACCCCCGATACAAAAGAGAGGATGAAAATCCCTAATCGGATTTGAAATCCCAATTTGTCTGATTTAGGAATTCGAAAAAATCTGATCTAGAATAAGAATTTCTAATGGATgaatctgatcatccatgcctttgcacagttgactctgataccaactgtgggattaAGTACCTTTAAGTAAAaaggttacttataattgatcataaactaaACTTGTGTCAAGTAAGTTACTTATCTATTCCTGTTAATAGAAAAACTTACTTATTTGGTGTTATCCAAACGGGCCCAAGTTACTTTTTTAcacttaagttagtttggtagGCATTATTATAAAAGTAAATTAATGCTAAAAGCTACTTATttcaataatttattattattattattttatatagctttttgacttattacttttctacttttctctgtcatggtccatgtcaaaggaggcTCTCTCTTACGGTCCTTATCAAAGGAGACCCCATGCGATGTactatccacatcaaggtgggcccacatgatggatgatctcaTATTAATGTGAgctcacataatgaatggtccacattaaaggtcagccccccagcccacatccaaagtggaCTGATATAATGGACAACCAACTtcaaaggtgaggcctacatgatggatggtccacatcaaaggtggtctCCATGTGATAGACAGTGGACATTAAAGCTgcgcccacatgatggattaaGTTCTTTTAGCTGGGATTTTGAGATTGCATAGAAATGATGGGTTGGACCCTTGGTTTGAAACAAGGAATGGTGCTCGAACAAGGCTGTCAAAGacaaaataaaaatttctaataatttttttaaaagaaaaatgaaaatgcaaTTCAATGTCTCTATTCTTGCGTGCAAATTTATGGGTAGCTAATCACAAAGGACACTGACAGTGGGACTCCATGATATGTCCTGCTACCATGGTGTGCTGTAACGGCTATTATGGGGTTATAAAGTCTgctacgtaaaggtaacagtggtaacCATTACAGGTTGTGAGATTGTAACAGATAACAGCAGTCATAACAGCTATCATggaaaaaatggcccataacTGCCGTTACACCCATTAGACCTCTTGTAAGGCTTGCGGTGCAGATACAAGTTTTGCAGGTTCCATTTTCTTTTCCAATAAAAAGAGATCATAATGGCCGTTACCGCCTGTATTGCAAAGTTAATGGTGGTGGTCATTACGGAATACCTTACCTGCCACTCAAAAACTCCATGTGTCCTGGAAGAGCACTtccacttttttcttcttttcttttaatatatATGGGTATGCAGTGAATAGCGAGTCGAAGCCCTGACTGAGAAATGCACTCAACCAATGATTGCAGATAGAAATACAACCCCCAGCAAATGAGAAAAAAAGGGTTGCAGTAGACATCACTAaaaatcatagttctaaaacttggtgactcaactcgaaactcggTTGTAAGCATGACTTGGGCTTGACTTTGTGTGATTCAGTCGACTCGACTTCACTCGACCTACCGGAGGGAGTGACATCTCAAACCAATAAGCCAAGCGCTGTCTGATGAGATCTTCttccattattttatattttctgtatatgactttttaaaatatttataataatattaatttaatCATTAAATATAAAGTTCAATCAAGTAAAGACTCGTCTTGGATTTCACCTGGTCCAGCTAGACTCTGGGCCAAGTCAAGCCGAGCTTTCGAGTTTTTGAACTAGTTAAAAATCATCTGACTAGTTCTGTGGCCGTCATTAGCTTGATGAACAGGAAGCAGCTGTTAAGATCTTCTCATTGATTGATTGTGATTTCTCAAGCACAGGGAATTTTAACAGGCTACCTATTTTCTACATAGGAAGCATGATACAAAAGGCTTTCCCACCTACCAAAGTCTTACACCTACCTACCTTGGGATGGCCTTTTACTTCTTGTGGTTCTTTCTATTGTACATGTTCTCTTTTCTTTACTTGAGACAAGAACCCAACCAACCTGCATTGCATGCCAGATTTTAACCTgctgagatagagagagagacccaAATTTCAAGTGTCAAATACTGAACGAAAAGCAGGGCAGAAACTAAGTCCGTCTTTTAAGTTAATAAGGCTTTAATAATGCTTTGGGCTCACCATCATAATTGCTGGACATTTACTTATTTGTTCTTTCATTTTTCACCTATCAAGCTGCAGATTCTGGTTAAGCAGGCAATTTTCTTTTCTGTAGAGAGACCAGGCTTTCATATGACTGAGCTCCCTTTCACCAGGCCACGGAGATGGAGATGGAAACAGCAAGACAGAAAATCATCAAGAGGAGGAAACAAGAGATTCCTTTGTGATTCCAAGCTTGGGATAGCATGTACTGGTGGTGGCACAGCCTCTCATCTTGTTCGAGTAAATAAAGAGCAACCACATCCCACAAGATGCACCTCATTGCCTATTCAGAATCATTGATGTCTATTGAAAGGTGCAATCGTGGCCGTACAGACCGTGGCTGGCGAGGATgtgagaaaggaccaccagaccTTGGCCTTCTCCATGCTGCCTGGTCCCGTCTActaccatcatcatcattgttcATGCTGGGAAGCAAAGAAGCTGCATCCAACAAAGAAAGAATGCATCAGAATTCAGTCCTTTCAGACCCTATAGAAAGAATCAAATAATGAAGAGAAGATGATCAACCACCCCCAAAATACTAAATGATATAATGCTCCTACTTGCATATGGacaattgatctgaactgtcaatTGGTCCTTTGCACACTTGATTGGCCACTGTGCAAATATCTCACACAGATCAGTTGATTCTAATTTCTAACTGCTCAATCAATTGCCTATAAGATGGATGATCAAGTTTGTTATGGAAAAATAGGGTCCAATGAACAATTTGAACCTTTCATTTGATGGGGCCCATCCTGATTCCTCATGGCTCCAAGGAATCACCCCGGTCAGGCAAAGCTAACCACCCAAATCCATGGCTTGCGGAAAGGATGGCTATGAAAGATAAGACCAACTTTATGAAGGATAACATCATCTGACTGGTGTGATTTTTCCCCGTGGCCCATAAAGTGTGGGCTGAACCAAATAGACAGTCCAAATTGATTGACTGGACCATCAATTGTCCATATGCAACTAGTGATTTATAATGTGCTTGGAGCAATTGATTAAACAAGTTACTAATGTTTCACATACATAAAGGTGCTGACTGGATAATTTGCTGCAAAGAAGGAAACAAATCCAAGATTTCTGGAAGAGGATTCGAAAGAAAACATAAGAAGAGAGCAAATATCTTTCTTGTGGTTGGCACTGAAGAAGATTTGTTCCTCCAATCATTGCAGCAAAAGATAATGAACTTGAACAAAGGCACGCACCAGTATCCTTATTATTATCCAATGGCTCCATGCTTCCCTCAAAAGATGCATGCTGCTTTCTTGACTTTGAACCATGCTTGTCTGCAGAATCACCATGACTGCTCCCACCACCGAGCCTAAGAGAAATCCAGTCCGCTGAACGGATGCCATTGGATGTCTCAGCATCATCTCTCGCATCTGCTTGCACTGAAACCCCAACCGGTCGAGTGGGaaggaaaatttggaaagaggGATCATCAGTACCAAATGCTAAGGGATTATCAACCAGGCCTACATCTGTTTCAGTGTTCGATCCTCCGACTAAAGAATCCTCAACTTGTGAAGCACCCTGCATATTAGTGCCAGTGGCCAATCCACAGCCATTTAATGTTGCAGGACAGGGAACAGGAGTAGGTTGCACATCGACAAATGTACCTGAGACATCTGTAACAGTACCAAATAGCTGGAAACCAGGACCCACCTCAGGACATGCAGGTGATGGCCACAGAGGCATCCCAAAATCACTGAGGCAAGGGTTGTCCTCTGGGTAAGATTCTGTAACCCTGGGAGGGGGTGAAAAAAGAATTTCATCACCATTGACTGGGTCAACATCATGGACAGTGTCTGGGGACTTCATAAGTATGTTGTCGTCTTCTGAATCACTGAGGACGATAACGTCTACATCTGTTAATGGGGCAGAAGAAATTCTGTCCACAGCACTGCACATTGGGTCAAAATCGAGCGATGTTGAATCAGGCTCATTGCAATTGTTTGTAGGGAAATCAAAATGTCCCCCAAATTCCTGATTGACACTTGGATCATCGCCATCTCTATAACTTCCTGTGCCGCTGCTGCTCATGGGCATGACTTTTGGGCAATTACTTCCAGATCTTTCCGTTAAATGGTTTCTAGATGATGTAGGCCGCATATCTTTGGGCTTTCTCACTTCCCAAATTCCATTGTGGTTTCGCTTGATTCCTATTTTTAAAGATGTACGTTCTTCCAAAGAAAATTCTTGCTTAATCTGCTGCTTGGAGATTTCCAGTTCAGATCCCATTCCACCATTTTTAGTGACACAAAGAGAACCATCTGGAAAGTGCCACTGTACAAGATCTCTATGTTCGCATTCGTTCTTTGCACGCCAAGAACCATCAGGTTTCACATCGATCTCAGTTACATCTTCTCTGCAATCTTTCATCTGCTCAGCCAGAAAGATATTCCAAAATGATTAATGCTCAAGGACGGAGATAATGTCGatcatcaagcaaagctcaagaaATAAGTTGAGAACAGGAATTACCAAAGAGGTGATGCGATTGAAATATGGATCAATAATAACATTCTCCAAGGAGTAATTCTTAAGGCAAATAGGACATTGCCACTGCACCCACCAGGACTATTAATATCAATTAAGGAAAAGGTAAAGATGTAAGCAGATTACTGATGTATTATATATGCTCCTTACTTTTCTAGAGCGTTGATTAAGTTCCACAAAAGTTTCAAGATCAAAACATCCCATGTGAACACATGGCTTGAACCTACCAGCAACCTTCATTCTAGACCCACTCATCTGCCACACAAACATGTACAGGTGGTCATTGAAACCATCCACATAGAATGCAAGGCCACAAGCAATATCTTCATCAACACACTCAGTTGAATGCCATTCTTGTGTAAAACTAGAACAGAACCATGCTCACTTAACCAATAGCTAGCATCAAGTGCATGTTGAGCAATGTGAAATACATAGTAAGAGGAATAGATGTTAGAAACAAAAGTAGTGAAATCGATTAAGGCTGACGATATTACCAGTGGAAATGTTAAGACGCCATTACATATTGAAAAGCTGAGTTTGGAAACTGAATTTGGATGCCAGATTGAGTGGGCCATCCTTTTTCTGTCAAACTGGACCATGATAGTTATTCTGCTTCTCTCAAGCAGGACTTCAAATgagcagtctttttttttttgtcaagggCCACAGGAGATCCAGTTTGCACGAGTAAATGAAACTTTTCGTACTTTCTATAGCATGTGTCATGTGTGTAtgatgatcaaaaccattcattcatcagggACAACCATGAATGGGTCATAACTCATAAACCAAAATTTATGGTgatcaggcaatcctaaccatttaagaGATGGTGTAGAGAATCACTAAAATTCCACTAACAATTCCACCTTAGAGGGAActcaccaaatgcacggtgttgatgactgacacacatcatggtagggcccacagagctcgacctcagGGGAAGTCCCATGAGGTCAAACTCATAGTACACACAAATTaagagtggatgcccacccattgaaaccttcctgattgtttagaaggcccactgaaatgtggttcagacaaccaacccatccattgtgtcccACCTGGGTGAGGGGTCACACCAACTTTCAGGACATTTataagtcaggtgggccataccatgtgcttttagatgttttaggtgtGATTTCACATGGTTTTACACACGCACgcca
This window encodes:
- the LOC131243355 gene encoding E3 SUMO-protein ligase SIZ1-like isoform X3; the encoded protein is MDLASSCKNKLAFFRIRELKDVLTQLGLAKRGKKQDLVDRILTLFSDEQGSRSHGWAKKSSIGKEGVAQLIDDTYRKLQAQGATDLASTGQNGSGLSGAKPKEEVDDSFELDMKICCPCGSSLHTDTMIKCEDPRCQVWQHIDCVIIPEKPTEGVPPELPIQFYCEICRLKRADPTNPVQNVEETFQLTRADRDLLQKTDHDLQAWCILLNDKVSFRMQWPQHTDLQVNGMPIRVTNRPGSQLLGINGRDDGPAITTCCREGVNKISLSGCDARIFCMGVRIVRRKTVLEVLNLVPKVSDGERFEEALARVCRCLGRGAAAENADSDSDLEVVADSVTVNLRCPMSGSRMKVAGRFKPCVHMGCFDLETFVELNQRSRKWQCPICLKNYSLENVIIDPYFNRITSLMKDCREDVTEIDVKPDGSWRAKNECEHRDLVQWHFPDGSLCVTKNGGMGSELEISKQQIKQEFSLEERTSLKIGIKRNHNGIWEVRKPKDMRPTSSRNHLTERSGSNCPKVMPMSSSGTGSYRDGDDPSVNQEFGGHFDFPTNNCNEPDSTSLDFDPMCSAVDRISSAPLTDVDVIVLSDSEDDNILMKSPDTVHDVDPVNGDEILFSPPPRVTESYPEDNPCLSDFGMPLWPSPACPEVGPGFQLFGTVTDVSGTFVDVQPTPVPCPATLNGCGLATGTNMQGASQVEDSLVGGSNTETDVGLVDNPLAFGTDDPSFQIFLPTRPVGVSVQADARDDAETSNGIRSADWISLRLGGGSSHGDSADKHGSKSRKQHASFEGSMEPLDNNKDTEILDLFPSLQQIIQSAPLSSLLPSMNNDDDGSRRDQAAWRRPRSGGPFSHPRQPRSVRPRLHLSIDINDSE
- the LOC131243355 gene encoding E3 SUMO-protein ligase SIZ1-like isoform X6, with translation MKICCPCGSSLHTDTMIKCEDPRCQVWQHIDCVIIPEKPTEGVPPELPIQFYCEICRLKRADPFSVTVTDLLLPVKMTASNLPTDGTNPVQNVEETFQLTRADRDLLQKTDHDLQAWCILLNDKVSFRMQWPQHTDLQVNGMPIRVTNRPGSQLLGINGRDDGPAITTCCREGVNKISLSGCDARIFCMGVRIVRRKTVLEVLNLVPKVSDGERFEEALARVCRCLGRGAAAENADSDSDLEVVADSVTVNLRCPMSGSRMKVAGRFKPCVHMGCFDLETFVELNQRSRKWQCPICLKNYSLENVIIDPYFNRITSLMKDCREDVTEIDVKPDGSWRAKNECEHRDLVQWHFPDGSLCVTKNGGMGSELEISKQQIKQEFSLEERTSLKIGIKRNHNGIWEVRKPKDMRPTSSRNHLTERSGSNCPKVMPMSSSGTGSYRDGDDPSVNQEFGGHFDFPTNNCNEPDSTSLDFDPMCSAVDRISSAPLTDVDVIVLSDSEDDNILMKSPDTVHDVDPVNGDEILFSPPPRVTESYPEDNPCLSDFGMPLWPSPACPEVGPGFQLFGTVTDVSGTFVDVQPTPVPCPATLNGCGLATGTNMQGASQVEDSLVGGSNTETDVGLVDNPLAFGTDDPSFQIFLPTRPVGVSVQADARDDAETSNGIRSADWISLRLGGGSSHGDSADKHGSKSRKQHASFEGSMEPLDNNKDTEILDLFPSLQQIIQSAPLSSLLPSMNNDDDGSRRDQAAWRRPRSGGPFSHPRQPRSVRPRLHLSIDINDSE
- the LOC131243355 gene encoding E3 SUMO-protein ligase SIZ1-like isoform X4, whose product is MNKGSSLSADLGCFYQVTHNLDESSRSHGWAKKSSIGKEGVAQLIDDTYRKLQAQGATDLASTGQNGSGLSGAKPKEEVDDSFELDMKICCPCGSSLHTDTMIKCEDPRCQVWQHIDCVIIPEKPTEGVPPELPIQFYCEICRLKRADPFSVTVTDLLLPVKMTASNLPTDGTNPVQNVEETFQLTRADRDLLQKTDHDLQAWCILLNDKVSFRMQWPQHTDLQVNGMPIRVTNRPGSQLLGINGRDDGPAITTCCREGVNKISLSGCDARIFCMGVRIVRRKTVLEVLNLVPKVSDGERFEEALARVCRCLGRGAAAENADSDSDLEVVADSVTVNLRCPMSGSRMKVAGRFKPCVHMGCFDLETFVELNQRSRKWQCPICLKNYSLENVIIDPYFNRITSLMKDCREDVTEIDVKPDGSWRAKNECEHRDLVQWHFPDGSLCVTKNGGMGSELEISKQQIKQEFSLEERTSLKIGIKRNHNGIWEVRKPKDMRPTSSRNHLTERSGSNCPKVMPMSSSGTGSYRDGDDPSVNQEFGGHFDFPTNNCNEPDSTSLDFDPMCSAVDRISSAPLTDVDVIVLSDSEDDNILMKSPDTVHDVDPVNGDEILFSPPPRVTESYPEDNPCLSDFGMPLWPSPACPEVGPGFQLFGTVTDVSGTFVDVQPTPVPCPATLNGCGLATGTNMQGASQVEDSLVGGSNTETDVGLVDNPLAFGTDDPSFQIFLPTRPVGVSVQADARDDAETSNGIRSADWISLRLGGGSSHGDSADKHGSKSRKQHASFEGSMEPLDNNKDTEILDLFPSLQQIIQSAPLSSLLPSMNNDDDGSRRDQAAWRRPRSGGPFSHPRQPRSVRPRLHLSIDINDSE
- the LOC131243355 gene encoding E3 SUMO-protein ligase SIZ1-like isoform X5, which codes for MDLASSCKNKLAFFRIRELKDVLTQLGLAKRGKKQDLVDRILTLFSDEQGSRSHGWAKKSSIGKEGVAQLIDDTYRKLQAQGATDLASTGQNGSGLSGAKPKEEVDDSFELDMKICCPCGSSLHTDTMIKCEDPRCQVWQHIDCVIIPEKPTEGVPPELPIQFYCEICRLKRADPFSVTVTDLLLPVKMTASNLPTDGTNPVQNVEETFQLTRADRDLLQKTDHDLQAWCILLNDKVSFRMQWPQHTDLQVNGMPIRVTNRPGSQLLGINGRDDGPAITTCCREGVNKISLSGCDARIFCMGVRIVRRKTVLEVLNLVPKVSDGERFEEALARVCRCLGRGAAAENADSDSDLEVVADSVTVNLRCPMKDCREDVTEIDVKPDGSWRAKNECEHRDLVQWHFPDGSLCVTKNGGMGSELEISKQQIKQEFSLEERTSLKIGIKRNHNGIWEVRKPKDMRPTSSRNHLTERSGSNCPKVMPMSSSGTGSYRDGDDPSVNQEFGGHFDFPTNNCNEPDSTSLDFDPMCSAVDRISSAPLTDVDVIVLSDSEDDNILMKSPDTVHDVDPVNGDEILFSPPPRVTESYPEDNPCLSDFGMPLWPSPACPEVGPGFQLFGTVTDVSGTFVDVQPTPVPCPATLNGCGLATGTNMQGASQVEDSLVGGSNTETDVGLVDNPLAFGTDDPSFQIFLPTRPVGVSVQADARDDAETSNGIRSADWISLRLGGGSSHGDSADKHGSKSRKQHASFEGSMEPLDNNKDTEILDLFPSLQQIIQSAPLSSLLPSMNNDDDGSRRDQAAWRRPRSGGPFSHPRQPRSVRPRLHLSIDINDSE
- the LOC131243355 gene encoding E3 SUMO-protein ligase SIZ1-like isoform X1 — translated: MDLASSCKNKLAFFRIRELKDVLTQLGLAKRGKKQDLVDRILTLFSDEQGSRSHGWAKKSSIGKEGVAQLIDDTYRKLQAQGATDLASTGQNGSGLSGAKPKEEVDDSFELDMKICCPCGSSLHTDTMIKCEDPRCQVWQHIDCVIIPEKPTEGVPPELPIQFYCEICRLKRADPFSVTVTDLLLPVKMTASNLPTDGTNPVQNVEETFQLTRADRDLLQKTDHDLQAWCILLNDKVSFRMQWPQHTDLQVNGMPIRVTNRPGSQLLGINGRDDGPAITTCCREGVNKISLSGCDARIFCMGVRIVRRKTVLEVLNLVPKVSDGERFEEALARVCRCLGRGAAAENADSDSDLEVVADSVTVNLRCPMSGSRMKVAGRFKPCVHMGCFDLETFVELNQRSRKWQCPICLKNYSLENVIIDPYFNRITSLMKDCREDVTEIDVKPDGSWRAKNECEHRDLVQWHFPDGSLCVTKNGGMGSELEISKQQIKQEFSLEERTSLKIGIKRNHNGIWEVRKPKDMRPTSSRNHLTERSGSNCPKVMPMSSSGTGSYRDGDDPSVNQEFGGHFDFPTNNCNEPDSTSLDFDPMCSAVDRISSAPLTDVDVIVLSDSEDDNILMKSPDTVHDVDPVNGDEILFSPPPRVTESYPEDNPCLSDFGMPLWPSPACPEVGPGFQLFGTVTDVSGTFVDVQPTPVPCPATLNGCGLATGTNMQGASQVEDSLVGGSNTETDVGLVDNPLAFGTDDPSFQIFLPTRPVGVSVQADARDDAETSNGIRSADWISLRLGGGSSHGDSADKHGSKSRKQHASFEGSMEPLDNNKDTEILDLFPSLQQIIQSAPLSSLLPSMNNDDDGSRRDQAAWRRPRSGGPFSHPRQPRSVRPRLHLSIDINDSE